A region of Faecalibacterium taiwanense DNA encodes the following proteins:
- a CDS encoding ImmA/IrrE family metallo-endopeptidase, with protein sequence MKIARELGIHLHFLDNLNDLLGMYTYRHKERHILLNSNMEYLIMQMVCGHEIGHDTFHRDLAKGNEPLPEFVLFDMRTKHEYEANAFASHLIIDDDELIDLMKQDYDVVQLSAAMGTNINLMLIKLNELNRMGWQLNLPYVPHSDFLRNVRPEG encoded by the coding sequence TTGAAGATTGCCCGTGAGCTGGGCATTCATCTCCATTTCCTTGACAATCTGAACGATCTGCTCGGAATGTACACCTACCGCCATAAAGAGCGGCATATTCTTCTGAACTCCAATATGGAGTATCTGATCATGCAAATGGTCTGCGGTCACGAGATCGGGCATGATACCTTTCACCGCGATCTTGCCAAAGGAAACGAGCCGCTTCCGGAGTTCGTGCTGTTTGATATGCGCACAAAACACGAATATGAGGCGAATGCGTTTGCCTCCCACCTGATCATTGATGATGATGAGCTGATTGACCTGATGAAGCAGGACTACGATGTGGTGCAGCTTTCTGCTGCAATGGGAACAAACATCAACCTGATGCTGATCAAGCTCAACGAGCTGAACCGCATGGGCTGGCAGCTCAACTTGCCGTATGTGCCGCACTCTGACTTCCTGAGAAATGTCAGACCGGAGGGGTGA
- a CDS encoding helix-turn-helix domain-containing protein yields the protein MTFGEKFKAEREKRKLTQQEVADALGINRRMITRYENGISFPRTKDAYRKIAEYFKVDVNYLLTEDEEFVVQASEQYGSRGMKQAKDLIEGMSGLFAGGTLSEQDKDAVMKALQDIYWESKARNVEKYTPKKYKKTETDAEE from the coding sequence ATGACGTTTGGAGAGAAATTCAAGGCTGAACGGGAGAAGCGGAAGCTGACCCAGCAGGAAGTAGCCGATGCACTGGGGATCAACAGACGTATGATTACCCGGTACGAGAACGGCATTTCCTTTCCCCGCACCAAGGACGCTTACAGAAAAATCGCGGAATACTTCAAGGTGGATGTGAACTATCTGCTGACCGAGGACGAAGAGTTTGTGGTTCAGGCATCCGAGCAGTACGGCTCTCGTGGCATGAAACAGGCAAAGGACCTGATTGAAGGGATGTCCGGCTTGTTTGCGGGCGGTACGCTGTCTGAGCAGGACAAGGATGCGGTGATGAAGGCGTTGCAGGATATATATTGGGAATCCAAAGCCCGGAATGTTGAGAAATACACGCCGAAGAAATACAAGAAGACCGAGACGGACGCAGAGGAATAA
- a CDS encoding ImmA/IrrE family metallo-endopeptidase, translating to MILSQRQLEEIAASTTKDFNRFFFGDEADKPDRSALPTPIDQFAKNYLGLRVSFARLSPDGSICGVTAYADTEYKITELGITRTLALKRNQVILDESFIRSGNVQRLCAKRRFTLAHECAHQILFQLESEEVKASCEMKYSARTAYTPRELKTREDWNEWQANVLGAAILLPQKEVDLAMRRFAETPLINYEGRYSYGDHLTLRLFCRLFGVSKTTASIRLRQLGYMVDRPFSEYVDPVEVW from the coding sequence ATGATTTTATCCCAGCGCCAACTTGAAGAAATTGCAGCCTCAACAACAAAGGACTTCAATCGGTTCTTTTTCGGGGATGAGGCGGACAAGCCCGACCGATCAGCTTTGCCAACACCCATTGATCAGTTTGCAAAGAATTATCTCGGTCTTCGCGTATCATTCGCCCGTCTCTCGCCGGATGGAAGCATCTGCGGTGTCACTGCCTATGCCGACACTGAGTACAAGATCACGGAGCTTGGCATTACGCGCACACTGGCTTTGAAGCGTAATCAGGTCATCTTGGACGAGAGCTTCATTCGATCCGGCAACGTGCAGCGGCTCTGCGCCAAGCGCAGATTTACCCTTGCCCACGAGTGCGCCCATCAGATTCTCTTCCAACTGGAATCGGAAGAGGTAAAGGCGTCCTGCGAAATGAAATATTCCGCACGGACAGCCTATACGCCGCGAGAGCTGAAAACCCGCGAGGACTGGAACGAGTGGCAAGCAAATGTCTTGGGTGCGGCGATCCTGCTTCCTCAAAAAGAGGTTGACCTGGCAATGCGTCGGTTTGCAGAAACGCCGCTGATCAATTACGAGGGGAGGTATTCGTATGGTGATCACTTAACGCTGCGCCTTTTCTGCCGGTTGTTCGGTGTCTCCAAGACAACGGCGTCTATCCGCCTTCGTCAGCTCGGCTACATGGTAGATCGTCCATTCAGTGAGTATGTTGACCCAGTGGAGGTGTGGTAA
- a CDS encoding DUF6870 family protein, which translates to MMGIETMKNVSPKTVDRSTLVQRSSIRLDPAAPREDRLREFIKQIRNPYCYLDGKTVVKISFAETDTTMEDCLEHYLRGL; encoded by the coding sequence ATGATGGGCATTGAAACAATGAAAAATGTCAGCCCGAAAACGGTTGACCGAAGCACACTCGTTCAGAGAAGCAGCATCCGGCTTGATCCTGCGGCACCGCGAGAGGACAGGCTGAGGGAGTTCATCAAGCAGATCAGAAATCCTTATTGTTATCTGGACGGGAAGACAGTGGTGAAGATCAGCTTCGCCGAGACGGACACGACAATGGAAGATTGTCTGGAACACTATCTGAGAGGTCTTTGA